A genomic region of Tamandua tetradactyla isolate mTamTet1 chromosome 2, mTamTet1.pri, whole genome shotgun sequence contains the following coding sequences:
- the DMRT3 gene encoding doublesex- and mab-3-related transcription factor 3 — MNGYGSPYLYMGGPVSQPPRAPLQRTPKCARCRNHGVLSWLKGHKRYCRFKDCTCEKCILIIERQRVMAAQVALRRQQANESLESLIPDSLRALPGPPPPGDAAAAPPPPPTSQSSQPPPPRPAAELAAAAALRWATDPQPGVLQAQLVKPDLTEERLGDGRAADNTEAFSDKDGDQRSSPDVVKSKSCFTPDSPEIVAVDEGGYAAQKNGGAAEGRADSPKLHAEQNHLLIEGPSGTVSLPFSLKANRPPLEVLKKIFPNQKPTVLELILKGCGGDLVSAVEVLLSSRSSVPGAERTSAEPESLVLPSNGHIFEHTLSSYPISSSKWSVGSAFRVPDTLRFSADSSNVVPTPLAVPLQHPFPQPPRYPLMLRNTLARNQSSPFLPNDVTLWNTMTLQQQYQLRSQYVSPFSSNSTSVFRSSPVLPTRTSEDPRISVPEDGCPIVSKQSMYTEDEYDERSDSSDSRILNTSS, encoded by the exons ATGAACGGCTACGGCTCCCCCTACCTGTACATGGGCGGCCCGGTGTCGCAGCCGCCGCGGGCGCCCCTGCAGCGCACGCCTAAGTGCGCGCGCTGCCGTAACCACGGAGTACTGTCCTGGCTCAAGGGCCACAAGCGCTACTGCCGCTTCAAGGACTGCACCTGTGAGAAGTGCATCCTCATCATCGAGCGGCAGCGAGTTATGGCGGCTCAAGTAGCGCTGCGTCGGCAGCAGGCCAACGAGAGCCTGGAGAGCCTCATCCCGGATTCGCTGCGGGCCCTGCCGGGGCCCCCGCCACCCGGGGACGCCGCCGCCGCCCCGCCGCCACCACCGACCTCGCAGTCttcgcagccgccgccgccgcgccccGCTGCTGAGCTGGCCGCGGCAGCCGCGCTGCGCTGGGCCACCGACCCCCAGCCCGGGGTGCTGCAGGCACAGCTCGTCAAGCCAG ATCTGACGGAAGAACGCCTTGGGGATGGCCGTGCGGCAGACAATACCGAGGCCTTCAGCGACAAGGACGGGGACCAGAGGAGCTCCCCGGATGTGGTGAAAAGTAAGAGCTGCTTCACCCCCGACAGCCCAGAGATCGTGGCGGTGGACGAAGGCGGTTATGCCGCCCAGAAAAACGGAGGCGCCGCCGAGGGCCGTGCAGACAGCCCCAAGCTCCACGCCGAACAGAACCACCTCCTGATTGAGGGCCCTTCCGGGACCGTTTCTCTGCCCTTCAGCTTGAAAGCCAACAGACCGCCCCTcgaagtgttaaaaaaaatattccccaACCAGAAGCCAACCGTGCTTGAGTTAATCCTGAAGGGCTGCGGGGGGGACCTGGTGAGCGCCGTGGAAGTCCTTCTCTCCAGCCGGTCTTCAGTGCCCGGAGCCGAGCGGACTTCTGCAGAGCCCGAGAGTCTCGTCCTGCCCTCCAACGGGCACATCTTCGAACACACCTTGAGCTCCTACCCCATCTCCTCCTCCAAGTGGTCGGTGGGATCGGCCTTTCGCGTCCCAGACACGCTAAGGTTTTCGGCTGACTCGAGTAACGTTGTGCCCACGCCCTTGGCGGTCCCCCTGCAGCACCCTTTCCCCCAGCCACCCCGCTACCCTCTGATGCTGAGGAATACTCTGGCGAGAAACCAGTCGAGCCCCTTTTTGCCCAACGATGTCACCCTCTGGAACACCATGACGCTGCAGCAGCAGTACCAGCTGAGGTCCCAGTACGTCAGCCCTTTCTCCAGTAACTCTACCAGCGTCTTCAGGAGCTCACCTGTGCTCCCCACGCGCACCTCGGAAGACCCGAGGATCTCCGTGCCCGAGGACGGGTGTCCGATTGTGTCAAAGCAGTCCATGTACACCGAGGACGAGTATGATGAGAGGTCTGACTCCTCAGACTCGAGAATACTCAACACATCATCTTAA